The sequence GTATCGCTAAGTTTGTCGGCTCAACCAAAACCCGCTGTGCGTAAGCCTGTTAACCCCGCCGTTCGTACGACAGCGACGCAGTCAAATTCAGCCAAGACAACCACAACGCCCCAGAATAAGCCCGTTGCGGCAACGAAACCCACTCCTCAGCCAGCCACCGCCTATCAGGAACAGGCTACGGCTGCTCCGACACCTACACCGGCTAAATCTCAGACGTTGGCAACCAGCCGTCCGGCCCTTCAACCGACGATACCTGCCAGGGAAAGTCATTTCCAGATTGGCTTCCGGCTCGGCGGCAACTCGTCTACAATCGGTGGTGTCGACGTTTCCGAGTTAGGCCCAGGTGTTAAATTAGAACGGGTAACTGGCTTTCATGGCGGAGTCGTTTTCAACATTGGTGGTCCAACGTTCTCGGTTCAACCCGAAATTCTGTATACACAATACGGTGTTCGCATGGCGTTTAACGCCGACTACCTACAGATCAAATACAATCTGGTGGAAGTGCCCGTTCTCCTGAAAGCTACATTTGGTACGTCCAACGCCCAATTCTTTGTGAATGCCGGGCCTGTTGCTACCTACACGCTGAGTGGAACGATTTCGGTTCGGGAAGGGGGTCAATCTGATTCGCAGACCATGGATATGACCAACGAAGGACGGTTTTCCTATGGCGCGTCGGGTGGAGCCGGTGTATCGCTGAAGGCCGGACCGGGTAAGTTTTTGCTGGAAGGCAGATACTCGTATTTATTCTCGAATAGCAGTGATGAGACGAAATTAACGCCCCAGAACGCTATGTTGTCGGTGGGCTACCTGATCCCCATTGGGGGGCGCTAAGCATCAGAATTAGTTGCTCGAATGCATTTTGGTGTCTGATCAAATCACATAAAATTCCTAAACCAGCGAATAGCCTGTCATGGAGTAGGCTATTTGCTGGTTTAG comes from Spirosoma aureum and encodes:
- a CDS encoding porin family protein, yielding MKNLLSLFAFTLVSLSLSAQPKPAVRKPVNPAVRTTATQSNSAKTTTTPQNKPVAATKPTPQPATAYQEQATAAPTPTPAKSQTLATSRPALQPTIPARESHFQIGFRLGGNSSTIGGVDVSELGPGVKLERVTGFHGGVVFNIGGPTFSVQPEILYTQYGVRMAFNADYLQIKYNLVEVPVLLKATFGTSNAQFFVNAGPVATYTLSGTISVREGGQSDSQTMDMTNEGRFSYGASGGAGVSLKAGPGKFLLEGRYSYLFSNSSDETKLTPQNAMLSVGYLIPIGGR